GCAAATCCTGATATTCAATGGGAGTTTTCAACACAAACAAATATTGGTTTAGATTTTAGTTTATTCAATAACAGGCTTTCAGGAACTATCGATTACTTTAATAAAGTTTCAGAAAATATTTTACTAGAAGTAGCACCGGTTGACCCAATTCAGCCTACACCAAAATATTGGACTAATATTCCAGATATGCAGATAAAAAACAACGGTATTGAAGTTGCTTTAGATTACAGCAGTGATAAAAGCCGTGATTTCTCTTACAGCATTGGTGGAAACATATCTTTTACAAAAAATAAAGTAGTAAACTCTCCTTACAAAATATTGACAACCGGGCAGGCACAAGGAGGAGGACAGACCGGAGTAACAATTAACGGAGTACTTAACGGACAGCCTATAGGTACATTTTATATGAATAAATTTATAGGAATTGGTCCTGATGGCCAGGATCAGTTTGAAGATTTAAATAATGATGGTAAAATTCTTGACGATGACCGTATTGTGGCAGGAAGCGCATTACCAGACTATATTTATGCTTTTTACTTGAATTTCAAATACAAGAATTTTGATTTAGGATTTAATTTTAATGGTGCAGGCGGTAATAAAATTTTCAACCACGTTGCCATGACATCATTTGGAAGAGGAAAACTAGCAAATTCATATAATTCTACAAATAGATCTATAGAATTCGCAAATGAAAGTGCTACTAATTCAAATTCAGTTTCCACAAGATATTTAGAAGACGGAAGCTTCCTGCGATTAAACAATGCGACTTTAGGATATAATTTGAGTCCAAAATTAATTGGACTGGATAATGTAATGGACAACATACGTTTTACATTAACGGGACAAAACTTATTTGTAATCACTAAATACAGCGGTTATGATCCTGAGTTAAACACCGGTACTTCAATTGGCGAAATTCAGTCTTTTGGGGTTGACTATTTCAGTTATCCAAGAAGCAGAACTATTGTAGTGGGCTTAAACGTGGCATTTTAATCAAAAAAATAAAACATGAAAAATAAAATAACAACGGCAGCTCTTGCATTCAGTTTATTCTTTACCTGGAGCTGTACAGACTTAGAAGAGAAGGTATTGGATGAATCTTTAAACGGTACCGGACAAGTAGAAGCAATTAGTGGCGCAGTTGCCCCGGCTTATGGCCAGTTAAAATTAGTTTGGATGCACACCAACAATTTTGGTTTACAGTTAATTTCCAGTGATGAGGGAATCCTGCCATACAGAGGAGGAACAGACTGGTATGATGGAGGTAAATATTTAGCAGTTCATTCACACGCTACAACTTCTACCAATGATTTGGTTACATCTACATGGAATGCCATTACTATAAATATTTCAAGAACATTATCTGCTATTGAAGTTTTGACTCCTTTGGCAGAAGCTGGTAATACAGAAGCACAAGGTGCGCTTTATGAAATGAAAGCACTTAGAGCTTATCTGAATATGATGACCCTGGACAGCTGGGGACTTGTTTTCAAAAAAGAATCGTCGGCTAGTATTTCAGAAATAATTAGAGGACAGGATGCAGTTTCTTATATCGAAAGTGAATTACTGTCTGTTGCAGATGTTATCAATAAAGATAAAGGACCGGGAAGAATGACACAGGCTGCAGTTTGGGGGCTTCTTGCAAGATTAAACCTAAATGCACCTGTTTATCGTGACCCTTATGGTACACCTGTATTTACACCTGCAGATATGGATAAGGTTATAAAATATACAGATAACATTATCAACTCAGGAAAATTCACTTTTTCTCCAGAGTATTTTGATTTGTTTGACGATGATAATAACTCAAATAAAGAAATAATTTTTGCATTGGATCAGCGCGGTGTTTTAAGAGACGAACACAACCGCTGGGCCTATTGGTCAATTCCGGGGTCTATGTTCCCAAGACCAGAATCAATCAATGCAGACGGTACAGATGGTCCTGCTATTACTTCAGATTTCTATCGTACATGGGTAGACGCTTATGGTTCTGTAGATCCTGCTGATGCCGATTCAAGATTTTACAAAAACAACGCAAAAGTACCGGCTCATTTAAAAGATCTTACAGGACTTTCTCCGAAAGACGATGCAGATATAAATCATTACTACTGTGTAAAGGCAGAAGAATTTGAAATCGACCGAGGAATTATGAGAGGTATACCGTGGGCGGCCAGAAAAGATGGCAACGGTGCATTTTATAAATGTGACGGAGGATACAGAATTTACCCTGTAAAACAAATTAAAGGAAATGGACCGGATCTTAATGTTGATTATGTAAATCTTACAGAAAAAGTTGATTTTACTAATGAAGGAAGTATGCATTATTCAGGATACCGAGTTTCTAAATATCAATTCAGCCACACTTCTCCAGACGGAAATTATTACAGCAGTGTAGATATGGTACTTTTAAGATACGCTGAAATTTTCATGATGCGTGCCGAAGCCAAATTAAGAAAAGGAGATAATGCAGGCGCATTAGAAGACATGAATACAGTAAGAACTTCAAGAACTGCCCGTTTACCAATCCCTGCTGCATTACCAGCTATTAATTTAGATATTTTGTACAGAGAATATGGTTTCGAATTTTACTGGGAAGGTTTAAGAAGAAATACACAAATCCGTTTTGGACACTTTGAAGACAAATGGACTGAAAAATCAGATACAGATGTAAATAAGAGATTGTTCCCAATCCCTCAAGTATCAATAGATGGAGCTTCTAACGTTCCTGGATATCTAATACAAAATGAAGGATATTAAAAATTAGTTAGTTTAATTGTTTTGAATTTTCGAAGGCTGCTCCGCCGCAATAAGGAGCAGTCTTCTTGTGTTTAGTTGTGAAGAACAGGGTTTAATAACCCTGTTTTTTTATCTGTTTTTCTTAGAATAAAAAAGTAGAAAAATGAAAAAAAATATAAAAGTCATACTGTTTTTAGGCATTTCATTACTGTTTAAAATTACACTTAACGCCCAGCAGAAAGTCCACACCTATGTAGATCCCATGATCGGCTCAGAAGGCATCGGCCGTGTTTTTATAGGCCCTTCGTGCCCTTACGGAATGGTAAAACCAAGTCCTGACTGCACGGTGAGCCCCAACAGCGGGTGGCTTCCTATGCCAAAAGAAGTAACAGGATTCAGCCAGGTTCATGTAAGCGGAACCGGAGGCGGCCCCAAATACGGAAACATCCAGATCATGCCTTTTTCCGGCACGTTGGATAAACTGGACCAGACCGCATACAGATCCGAAGAAAATGTAAAACTCGGATATTACCAGTCGGTTTTTAAAGAAAACGGAATCAAAACCGAAATCACCACAGGCGAAAAAGTCTCTTTTTACCGGTTCACCTACCCCAAAAACACTTCAAAAGAACTCAAAATCGATCCCGGATTTTTTCTTGGCGAACAGCCTGAACCCGACGGCAGGGAAGCCCAGCAGTTTGTAGGTTCCCAGATTGAAATTGTTTCTAATACCGAAGTAAGAGGCTACAGCCGTATCAGAGGAGGATGGAACAACGGAAGAGCCTACACCGTCTATTTCTGGGCCGTATTCGATCAGCCGATTGCAAGATCTGTAACCTGGAAAGACGGAAAATTGTATGCCGATGAAAAAACACAGTTTGATTCAGGGAAAAAAACCGCGGCGCTTCTTTCCTTTGGAAACACTGGAAAAGAAGAACTGAACGTTAAAATCGGAATCTCGTTTTTAAGCGAACTTAAAGCCAAAAATAATATTCAGGTTGAAATCCCGCATTGGGATTTTAATGCCGTTTTAGCGTCATTAGAAAATAAATGGGAAAACCTGTTAAGCCGGATCCAGCTTTCAAAAGATACCTCCGACGAATATAAAAAAATGTTCTACACCGGTTTGTACCACACTATGATTATGCCCGTTGACCGGACAGGAGAAAACCCGTTATGGACAGACAACGAACCCTATTACGATGACTTTTATGCCATTTGGGACACATTCAGAACCTCAAGCCCTTTAATCACACTTATCGATTCCAAACGCCAGGTAGAAATTGTAAACGCCATGATTAACATCTACAAACGCGAAGGCTACCTACCCGAAGGCAGAAGCGGCAACGACAACGGAAGAACCCAGGGAGGTTCAAACGCTGAGGTTGTTCTGGCCGATGCTTTTGTGAAAAACCTAAAAGGCGTCGATTACGAACTGGCACTTCAGGCCATGCTGAAAGACGCCACAGTCCCTCCCGGCGGAAACGAAGAAAAAGAAGGACGAGGCGGACTCATTGATTACCTCAGATTAGGTTATGTTCCTTACGGCACAGACCGCGCAGGAAACAGAACCATCGATTATTCATACAACGATTACAACATCGCCACAGTAGCCAAAGGACTGGGCAGAACAGACCTGTACAGCCAGTACATGAAACAAGCCGACAGCTGGCAGAATTTATGGCGTGATGATTATGAAAACCAGGGCTCAAAAGGATTCATTATGCCCAAAGACAAAGACGGAAACTGGCTTGATGATATTGTTTTCGGCGAATCAAAAATCCAGAAACCCACTTTTAAATATACACCCGTTATTATCGAATCGCCCTGGTACGTCTGCCACTGGTGCGTGTTTTTCTATGAAGGCAATTCATGGGAATATTCACTGAGCATTCCGCATGATGTGCCGGAACTGATAAAAAAATCAGGAGGCGAAAAAGCCTTTGAAAACCGACTGAATACCTTTTTTAATTCAGATTTGTATAATGTGGCCAATGAACCCTCTTTCCTGACACCTTGTTTGTACCACTGGATCGGGAAACCGTATTTGAGCAGTGACAGGATCAGAACCATCATAAAAAACAGTTTTAACAGCTCATCAGAAGGACTTCCCGGCAATGACGATTCCGGAGCGATGTCTTCATGGCTGGCTTTCCACATGATGGGACTGTACCCAAATGCCGGACAGCCGTATTACCTGATCAATACCCCGCTGATAAAAGAAACGGCAATACAATTAGAAAACGGCAAAAGTTTTAAAATCACCACAAAGAAAATGAGTGATAAAAACAAATACATCAAAACAGCCCTTTTAAACGGAAAACCGTACGACAAAGCCTGGATTTCGCATGAAGATCTTAGCAACGGAGGAGAACTGATATTAGAAATGGATTCAAAACCATCTAAATGGGGAACAGCACTGCTTCCTCCATTGAAATAAAAACAGCATCAAGATGAAAAATACAATTTTAGCCATTCTTTTATGTGTGATATTCCAAAATGCAAGATCACAAAGTTTTATCCCGGAAATTAAAAACGATACAGAATTTCATTATGTATGCAGGCTTCATGGACAGACCAGAACGCTGACCCTGACAGCCAAACCCGAAAACGAAGGACTCACTTTTAAACTCGAAACACGAGGAGTAAAAAGCAGTATTGTAATGCTTCCCGAGGCGGTTAAAAACGGAAATTCCTTAAGTTTTAATCAGGGCGAATATGAACCGGTTCTAAACCTGAAACCCAATGAAACTTTCTTTATGATTTCAAGGTCGGCATATCAGGAATTGATAAAAAACAATTCGTTCGTTTATAATAATACAACCTATGTTTTAGCTGCAAATGATTCAGAAAAAGAATATCAAATTCAGGGAAAAACTGTTGAAACGATACAGGTAAAAGCACAAATTGATCAAACTGAAATGTGGATTGTAAAAAATCCAGAATTTCCATTAATCTGCAAAATGAATAGAAATCCGTTGGGAATAAATTTTACAATGGTAAAAGTTGTAGATAAATAATGTAAAAATTTGAAATCTAATAGAATTTTCGTCTCATGCATAATCTCTTACGGGATATTTGCATGGGACGTTTTTTTTCTGCCGTTGTTTAAAATATCCCGTGTGGTATTTTTAAATCTCAAAACCACTCCATATAGCGGTTCTTGTTTTTACGTATTTTCTCAAAATGCATGTTGAAAAATCAATAAAATATTACAAATCCAGTAATATCAAGGCTTCCCGTTAAATTTATTGAGATATTTTATTGATTATTATTTTTAACTGGTCTAAATTAAGTTATATTTGCAACGATTAACTGCCTTTCTGTTATAAATAGAATACTGCTCCAAATTCGTTACAATGACTTTTCAGAATAGTCTCAAAATACAATTTAGAAAAAATAACAATCCTATATTTTTATTAGTATTCCTCTTTTTTATTCAAATTGTTTTTTCACAAAATACAAGCAAACCTGTTCAGATTACCATTAAAGATGCTGAGACTAAACTTCCCATCAAAGAAGCACAATTTACTGCCGATGGCATTTTTCAGAAATACGAAGTACAGTCGGACGATTTAGGTAACCTGATTTTAAATACGGTTTCAAATGGCAGATACAAAATAAAATTATCGCATAAAGGCTACGAAACAATTGAAAAAACAATTGAACTGATTCCCGGACAGCATCTTTTTTTTGAATTAATCCCGAAGAGTATCGAACTGAACGAGGTCGTAATTACCGCAACAGAATCACGCGGTATGACCAGTACTTCGATTATCGACAAAAAAGCAATGCAGCATTTACAGCCTTCGAGCTTTACAGATTTATTGGAATTACTGCCCGGCGGACGTTCAAAAGATCCGGTTTTTAATGCTTCTAATTTCATTAAATTAAGAGAAGTCGGTACATCAGATTCTAATTATGATATTTCATCACTTGGAACTGCTTTTGTAATCGACGGAATTCCAATTAATACCGATGCTAATCTGCAATACACAACCGGTCCGAGAATGAGTGTTACGCCCGGTTCCGGTTATGCCGACACACGAAGAAATACGACTTCAAGAGGAGTCGATATGCGCTCTATTTCTACAGACCAGATCGAAAGGGTAGAAATTGTTCGAGGAATTCCTTCTGTCGAATACGGCGATTTAACCAGCGGATTGATAAAAATAAAACGAAAAAGAGGCCGCACAAACTGGGAATCACGTTTTAAAGCCGATGAATTCAGCAAATTATATTATGTTGGAAAAGGATTTGAATCGGAAGCAAAACGTTTTGTGTTGAATGTTGGACTGGATTATCTGGATGCTAAACCGGATCCGCGAAATAGTTTTGAAAACTATAAAAGAATTACCGCATCGATCCGTACACAGAAAACATGGGAAAACAATTCGCATTCGCTGCAATGGGATTCGAGCTTAGATTACAGTGGTTCAATCGACAACGAAAGGGCAGATCCGGATGTGGGTTATGCTAAAATTGACCGTTTCAGCTCTGATTATAACCGATTTTCGGCTGTAAATTCTTTCGATTTAAACTTCAAAACATCACCTTTTTTAAAGTCAGTACAGCTTTCAACATCAGTAAGCCAACAATTGGATAAAATTGAACAGACCAAATGGGTTCAGGTTTCCAGTGCTACGGCAATTCCCAATAATACAGAGCAGGGAGAATCAGATGGGATTTTTTTAACGCCGCAGTATATTTCGAATCTTACGGTCGACGGAAAACCTTTTGATGCATTTTTAAAAGCAATGGCGAATTTCGAACTTCAGTTATTTGGAGTAAAACATGCCCTGAAAGCAGGTTCTGAGTGGACGTATTCTAAAAACAACGGAAAAGGTCAGGTTTACGATACCACACATCCGCCATCTCCCGAAATGTCTACACGACCAAGATCGTACAAAGACATTCCGGCCAGTACAGATATTTCTTTTTTTGCCGAGGATGCCGTTACATTTCCGTTAGGAAAACACCAGTTGAATCTTGCAGGAGGAATCAGAGCAATGTCGCTCCTAAATGTTCCGTCAGCTTATGCAGTTTCCGGCAAATATTATTTTGATCCCAGAGTGAATGCACAATGGGCGCTTCCGTCTTTTCGAATAGGCAGTCATGCCTTAAAAGCTGAGCTTACGGCAGGAGTAGGGCAGTACACCAAATTCCCTACGCTGGCACAGTTATATCCTGATTTTATATACAATGATTTGGTACAGCTTAATTATTATCATGATAATCCGGCATACCGGAGAATCAATTTAATGACCTATAAAACACTGCCAGTAAATTATAATCTGGCTCCGGCGATTAATAAAAAGTGGGAAGTCCGAGCTGATTTTTCGTATGATAACAATCGTTTTTCGGTAACCTATTTTAACGAACGTATGCATTCGGGTTTTAGAAACGGTTCAAGGTATCAGGCACTTTCTTATAAAAAATACGATAACAATTCTATTGATCCTTCAACTTTAACCTCACAGCCTGATCTTGCCGATATGACTTATGTTATGGAAACTTTATTAACATCCTACAGCATTACCAATAATGGAAGTTCCCTGCTGAAAGACGGGATAGAATTTCAGTTTTCATCCAAACGTTTTTCTCAAATCAATACAAGGTTTACTTTAAACGGTGCCTGGTTTAAAACGACTTATACCAATAGCAGTCCGGTTTATAAAAGCGGACAAAAAGATATTATTATCGACGGAAAAAGAATGCCTTATATAGGTCTTTATCAACGGGATGAAGGTTCTGAAAGACAGCAGTTCAATACCAATGTAATTGCCGATACTTATATTCCGTCATTGGGAATG
This portion of the Flavobacterium gelatinilyticum genome encodes:
- a CDS encoding GH92 family glycosyl hydrolase yields the protein MKKNIKVILFLGISLLFKITLNAQQKVHTYVDPMIGSEGIGRVFIGPSCPYGMVKPSPDCTVSPNSGWLPMPKEVTGFSQVHVSGTGGGPKYGNIQIMPFSGTLDKLDQTAYRSEENVKLGYYQSVFKENGIKTEITTGEKVSFYRFTYPKNTSKELKIDPGFFLGEQPEPDGREAQQFVGSQIEIVSNTEVRGYSRIRGGWNNGRAYTVYFWAVFDQPIARSVTWKDGKLYADEKTQFDSGKKTAALLSFGNTGKEELNVKIGISFLSELKAKNNIQVEIPHWDFNAVLASLENKWENLLSRIQLSKDTSDEYKKMFYTGLYHTMIMPVDRTGENPLWTDNEPYYDDFYAIWDTFRTSSPLITLIDSKRQVEIVNAMINIYKREGYLPEGRSGNDNGRTQGGSNAEVVLADAFVKNLKGVDYELALQAMLKDATVPPGGNEEKEGRGGLIDYLRLGYVPYGTDRAGNRTIDYSYNDYNIATVAKGLGRTDLYSQYMKQADSWQNLWRDDYENQGSKGFIMPKDKDGNWLDDIVFGESKIQKPTFKYTPVIIESPWYVCHWCVFFYEGNSWEYSLSIPHDVPELIKKSGGEKAFENRLNTFFNSDLYNVANEPSFLTPCLYHWIGKPYLSSDRIRTIIKNSFNSSSEGLPGNDDSGAMSSWLAFHMMGLYPNAGQPYYLINTPLIKETAIQLENGKSFKITTKKMSDKNKYIKTALLNGKPYDKAWISHEDLSNGGELILEMDSKPSKWGTALLPPLK
- a CDS encoding RagB/SusD family nutrient uptake outer membrane protein, yielding MKNKITTAALAFSLFFTWSCTDLEEKVLDESLNGTGQVEAISGAVAPAYGQLKLVWMHTNNFGLQLISSDEGILPYRGGTDWYDGGKYLAVHSHATTSTNDLVTSTWNAITINISRTLSAIEVLTPLAEAGNTEAQGALYEMKALRAYLNMMTLDSWGLVFKKESSASISEIIRGQDAVSYIESELLSVADVINKDKGPGRMTQAAVWGLLARLNLNAPVYRDPYGTPVFTPADMDKVIKYTDNIINSGKFTFSPEYFDLFDDDNNSNKEIIFALDQRGVLRDEHNRWAYWSIPGSMFPRPESINADGTDGPAITSDFYRTWVDAYGSVDPADADSRFYKNNAKVPAHLKDLTGLSPKDDADINHYYCVKAEEFEIDRGIMRGIPWAARKDGNGAFYKCDGGYRIYPVKQIKGNGPDLNVDYVNLTEKVDFTNEGSMHYSGYRVSKYQFSHTSPDGNYYSSVDMVLLRYAEIFMMRAEAKLRKGDNAGALEDMNTVRTSRTARLPIPAALPAINLDILYREYGFEFYWEGLRRNTQIRFGHFEDKWTEKSDTDVNKRLFPIPQVSIDGASNVPGYLIQNEGY
- a CDS encoding TonB-dependent receptor; this encodes MTFQNSLKIQFRKNNNPIFLLVFLFFIQIVFSQNTSKPVQITIKDAETKLPIKEAQFTADGIFQKYEVQSDDLGNLILNTVSNGRYKIKLSHKGYETIEKTIELIPGQHLFFELIPKSIELNEVVITATESRGMTSTSIIDKKAMQHLQPSSFTDLLELLPGGRSKDPVFNASNFIKLREVGTSDSNYDISSLGTAFVIDGIPINTDANLQYTTGPRMSVTPGSGYADTRRNTTSRGVDMRSISTDQIERVEIVRGIPSVEYGDLTSGLIKIKRKRGRTNWESRFKADEFSKLYYVGKGFESEAKRFVLNVGLDYLDAKPDPRNSFENYKRITASIRTQKTWENNSHSLQWDSSLDYSGSIDNERADPDVGYAKIDRFSSDYNRFSAVNSFDLNFKTSPFLKSVQLSTSVSQQLDKIEQTKWVQVSSATAIPNNTEQGESDGIFLTPQYISNLTVDGKPFDAFLKAMANFELQLFGVKHALKAGSEWTYSKNNGKGQVYDTTHPPSPEMSTRPRSYKDIPASTDISFFAEDAVTFPLGKHQLNLAGGIRAMSLLNVPSAYAVSGKYYFDPRVNAQWALPSFRIGSHALKAELTAGVGQYTKFPTLAQLYPDFIYNDLVQLNYYHDNPAYRRINLMTYKTLPVNYNLAPAINKKWEVRADFSYDNNRFSVTYFNERMHSGFRNGSRYQALSYKKYDNNSIDPSTLTSQPDLADMTYVMETLLTSYSITNNGSSLLKDGIEFQFSSKRFSQINTRFTLNGAWFKTTYTNSSPVYKSGQKDIIIDGKRMPYIGLYQRDEGSERQQFNTNVIADTYIPSLGMEFSGSFQFLWFSSSQSTPMNGTPVSYINPSGEEHPYLEIDKSDPILQWLDIKYNDALFQKRTIPMSMNMNLKVSKDFYKKFRISMFVNRLFSYYQNYEINGQKIERRGLNSPYFGMELNLNF